A window of the Xenopus laevis strain J_2021 chromosome 9_10L, Xenopus_laevis_v10.1, whole genome shotgun sequence genome harbors these coding sequences:
- the LOC121398375 gene encoding uncharacterized protein LOC121398375 isoform X1, with protein MQQEPFAGWESLNVSSVAGLPVGDLGELYSYLYLLLFFQSMSSRSRRSRSSSRGSPRRRSHHSRKAVEKECSICDNPAMHNKKVCLMCWESMSGKRADDQWSAMRDWFKESMSKSLEDLVGTVTANVIQKVGPSAPVMGKESRDPKVPAECEARQQGAARCSLSATSEEEEELIVLDEDSSFDLDLIEPLVKAVRKVLELEDTEQEKKQDRMFKSSGKKDLVFPVHDVLKDIIKEEWAVPDKKYSEPRHMKKMYPYAEGDVSRWTNPPKVDAAITRVARKTTLPVDEGVSLKDPVERRQDTVLRKAYSVSGLLCKPAVAVTCVAKASKIWLQEIETELQLAGDKDKVGHLVGDIKVAIDFITDASLEVLKLAARNMGYAVAARRMLWLKHWQADTPSKFNLCALPFEGELLFGPKLDSIISKASAGKSSFLPQERRVRRQPVRAGWADRMPFKDAKTYRPGKQFDRQPFWRNRGQNQLKKEFKQGKPKSF; from the exons ATGCAGCAGGAGCCGTTTGCTGGTTGGGAGAGCCTGAATGTAAGCAGTGTTGCAGGCCTACCGGTTGGGGACCTAGGTGAACTGTACAGCTACTTATATTTACTCCTCTTTTTTCAGAGCATGAGTTCTAGGAGCCGGAGATCCCGGTCATCCTCTAGGGG GTCACCTAGAAGGAGGAGTCATCATTCAAGGAAGGCGGTGGAAAAAGAGTGTTCAATATGTGATAATCCAGCGATGCATAACAAAAAAGTATGCCTAATGTGCTGGGAATCTATGTCTGGCAAAAGAGCAGATGATCAATGGAGTGCTATGAGAGACTGGTTTAAGGAGTCTATGTCTAAATCACTGGAGGACCTAGTAGGAACTGTGACAGCTAATGTGATACAGAAAGTGGGTCCCAGTGCCCCAGTAATGGGGAAAGAGAGCCGTGATCCTAAGGTGCCTGCGGAGTGTGAAGCACGTCAGCAGGGGGCAGCAAGGTGTAGCCTTTCGGCTActtcagaggaggaagaggagctaATTGTATTGGATGAAGATTCCTCGTTTGATTTGGATCTAATAGAACCTCTAGTAAAAGCTGTCCGGAAAGTATTGGAACTAGAGGACACTGAACAAGAGAAAAAGCAGGACAGAATGTTTAAATCATCAGGAAAGAAAGATCTGGTATTTCCAGTCCACGATGTACTGAAAGATATTATTAAGGAAGAGTGGGCAGTACCAGATAAAAAGTACTCAGAACCTAGACACATGAAGAAGATGTACCCGTATGCGGAGGGGGATGTGAGTCGGTGGACCAACCCCCCCAAAGTGGATGCTGCCATCACAAGGGTGGCTCGTAAGACCACATTGCCAGTGGATGAGGGGGTTTCCTTGAAGGATCCTGTAGAAAGGAGACAGGATACAGTGCTGAGGAAGGCCTATTCAGTTTCGGGGCTACTCTGCAAGCCAGCGGTAGCAGTCACGTGTGTGGCAAAGGCATCCAAAATCTGGCTGCAAGAGATAGAAACTGAGCTGCAGCTTGCTGGAGACAAAGACAAGGTGGGTCACCTAGTGGGTGATATAAAGGTGGCTATTGATTTCATCACGGACGCATCATTGGAGGTGCTGAAATTGGCAGCCAGAAATATGGGGTATGCAGTGGCAGCTAGGAGGATGCTGTGGCTAAAACATTGGCAAGCAGATACCCCTTCCAAGTTCAATCTGTGTGCGCTCCCTTTCGAGGGGGAGTTGCTGTTTGGGCCAAAACTTGACAGTATTATTTCTAAGGCTTCGGCGGGCAAGAGCTCCTTTTTGCCGCAAGAAAGGCGTGTGAGACGTCAGCCAGTCCGTGCAGGCTGGGCGGACAGAATGCCGTTTAAGGATGCCAAGACCTATAGGCCTGGAAAGCAATTTGATAGGCAGCCCTTTTGGAGAAATCGCGGgcaaaatcagctcaaaaaagagTTCAAGCAGGGAAAGCCTAAATCGTTCTGA
- the lypd6.L gene encoding ly6/PLAUR domain-containing protein 6, with product METWPVVAVFLMLSLIADWAGSVQSRDFTVQDIIYLYPSTTPYPGGFKCFTCEKAADNYDCNRWAPDIYCPSETKYCYTQHIMNSTGESVLVTKRCASLEQCLNTGCRDSVNMDQKVCTSCCEGNICNLPLPRNETDAIFATTSPLSNSDRSAVHSATVFACLFLLWLYGT from the exons ATGGAAACCTGGCCAGTAGTGGCCGTCTTCCTGATGCTGAGCCTGATAGCAGATTGGGCAGGGAGCGTTCAGTCGAGAGACTTTACAGTGCAAGATATTATCTACCTTTATCCCTCAA CAACACCGTATCCTGGTGGATTTAAATGTTTTACCTGTGAAAAGGCTGCAGATAATTATGATTGCAATCGTTGGGCCCCTGATATATACTGCCCAAGTG AGACCAAGTATTGCTACACTCAGCACATCATGAATTCCACGGGGGAGAGTGTGCTGGTGACAAAACGCTGTGCATCTCTGGAGCAGTGCCTAAATACTGGCTGCAGGGATTCTGTCAATATGGACCAGAAG GTGTGCACCTCATGCTGTGAAGGGAATATCTGTAATTTGCCATTACCCCGAAATGAAACTGATGCCATATTTGCAACTACGTCGCCGCTCAGTAACTCAGACAGAAGCGCAGTACACAGCGCAACAGTGTTCGCATGCCTATTCCTGCTGTGGCTCTATGGGACGTAA
- the LOC121398375 gene encoding uncharacterized protein LOC121398375 isoform X2 produces the protein MQQEPFAGWESLNSMSSRSRRSRSSSRGSPRRRSHHSRKAVEKECSICDNPAMHNKKVCLMCWESMSGKRADDQWSAMRDWFKESMSKSLEDLVGTVTANVIQKVGPSAPVMGKESRDPKVPAECEARQQGAARCSLSATSEEEEELIVLDEDSSFDLDLIEPLVKAVRKVLELEDTEQEKKQDRMFKSSGKKDLVFPVHDVLKDIIKEEWAVPDKKYSEPRHMKKMYPYAEGDVSRWTNPPKVDAAITRVARKTTLPVDEGVSLKDPVERRQDTVLRKAYSVSGLLCKPAVAVTCVAKASKIWLQEIETELQLAGDKDKVGHLVGDIKVAIDFITDASLEVLKLAARNMGYAVAARRMLWLKHWQADTPSKFNLCALPFEGELLFGPKLDSIISKASAGKSSFLPQERRVRRQPVRAGWADRMPFKDAKTYRPGKQFDRQPFWRNRGQNQLKKEFKQGKPKSF, from the exons ATGCAGCAGGAGCCGTTTGCTGGTTGGGAGAGCCTGAAT AGCATGAGTTCTAGGAGCCGGAGATCCCGGTCATCCTCTAGGGG GTCACCTAGAAGGAGGAGTCATCATTCAAGGAAGGCGGTGGAAAAAGAGTGTTCAATATGTGATAATCCAGCGATGCATAACAAAAAAGTATGCCTAATGTGCTGGGAATCTATGTCTGGCAAAAGAGCAGATGATCAATGGAGTGCTATGAGAGACTGGTTTAAGGAGTCTATGTCTAAATCACTGGAGGACCTAGTAGGAACTGTGACAGCTAATGTGATACAGAAAGTGGGTCCCAGTGCCCCAGTAATGGGGAAAGAGAGCCGTGATCCTAAGGTGCCTGCGGAGTGTGAAGCACGTCAGCAGGGGGCAGCAAGGTGTAGCCTTTCGGCTActtcagaggaggaagaggagctaATTGTATTGGATGAAGATTCCTCGTTTGATTTGGATCTAATAGAACCTCTAGTAAAAGCTGTCCGGAAAGTATTGGAACTAGAGGACACTGAACAAGAGAAAAAGCAGGACAGAATGTTTAAATCATCAGGAAAGAAAGATCTGGTATTTCCAGTCCACGATGTACTGAAAGATATTATTAAGGAAGAGTGGGCAGTACCAGATAAAAAGTACTCAGAACCTAGACACATGAAGAAGATGTACCCGTATGCGGAGGGGGATGTGAGTCGGTGGACCAACCCCCCCAAAGTGGATGCTGCCATCACAAGGGTGGCTCGTAAGACCACATTGCCAGTGGATGAGGGGGTTTCCTTGAAGGATCCTGTAGAAAGGAGACAGGATACAGTGCTGAGGAAGGCCTATTCAGTTTCGGGGCTACTCTGCAAGCCAGCGGTAGCAGTCACGTGTGTGGCAAAGGCATCCAAAATCTGGCTGCAAGAGATAGAAACTGAGCTGCAGCTTGCTGGAGACAAAGACAAGGTGGGTCACCTAGTGGGTGATATAAAGGTGGCTATTGATTTCATCACGGACGCATCATTGGAGGTGCTGAAATTGGCAGCCAGAAATATGGGGTATGCAGTGGCAGCTAGGAGGATGCTGTGGCTAAAACATTGGCAAGCAGATACCCCTTCCAAGTTCAATCTGTGTGCGCTCCCTTTCGAGGGGGAGTTGCTGTTTGGGCCAAAACTTGACAGTATTATTTCTAAGGCTTCGGCGGGCAAGAGCTCCTTTTTGCCGCAAGAAAGGCGTGTGAGACGTCAGCCAGTCCGTGCAGGCTGGGCGGACAGAATGCCGTTTAAGGATGCCAAGACCTATAGGCCTGGAAAGCAATTTGATAGGCAGCCCTTTTGGAGAAATCGCGGgcaaaatcagctcaaaaaagagTTCAAGCAGGGAAAGCCTAAATCGTTCTGA